A window of Sedimentibacter sp. MB31-C6 genomic DNA:
AGGTTTAATATTTCTTTTCATCATTTCTTTTGATATTTTTTCTATGAATTTAGGAGAATTTTGATAAACCATTTCCTCAAAATTTACTGACCCTGTTGTTAAAGCAGCACTTTCAGGATTTAATTTTAAACCTTGAGTCCTACTCTCATAATCTAATCCAGCTCTTCCACCTGTTGATAATTGTATAATTATTTTAGGACATACTTCCTTAATTTTTTCGACTATTTCTACATATCTCATAAAATCATGTGTTTTTCTTCCATCTTTATCTCTTGCATGAATATGAACAACTGAAGCACCAGCATTATAACACTCTTTTACATCATTTGCTATTTCCTCAGCCGTTATTGGTATATGAGGTGTATCAGCCTTAGTATATATCGAGCCTGTTGTCGCTACAGTTATTATTAATTTAGACAAAATCTCACCTCCTAAAATTGAACCGCAATGTTTATTCATAGCAATGACATTATTGGAAAAATAACTATGTCATTAATTATAAATATTTTTTTAATATATCAACCTTGTCTAGCTTTTCCCAAGGCAAATCTAAATCATCTCTTCCAAAGTGGCCATAAGCAGCTAATTGTTTGTATATTGGTCTTCTTAAGTTTAACTTTTCTATTATTGCAGCTGGCCTTAAATCGAAGTTATCTTTAATGGCTTTCTCTATTTTTTCTTCATCAATTTTATTTGTTCCAAAAGTATCGACCATTATTGAAACTGGTTTTGCAACTCCAATAGCATAGGCAAGCTCAACTTCACATTTATCTGCTAGGCCTGCTGCAACAATGTTTTTTGCAATGTATCTTGATGCATATGCAGCTGAACGGTCTACCTTTGTTGGATCCTTGCCTGAGAATGCTCCACCACCATGTCTTGAATATCCTCCATAAGTATCAACAATAATTTTTCTTCCAGTCAATCCTGAATCCCCTTGAGGGCCTCCAATAACAAATCTACCTGTAGGATTGATAAAATATTTTGTATTCTCATCGATTAATTCAGCTGGTACTGTTGTTTTTATTACATGCTCCTTTAAGTCTTTTTCAATAGTGCTTATTTCAATTTCAGGGTCATGTTGAGTTGAAATTACAATGGCATCTACTCTAACAGGTTTATTATCATGATACTCAATGGTAACCTGTGTCTTTCCATCAGGTCTTAAATAACCCAAAATACCATTTTTTCTTACTTTTGAAAGTTTTAGAGATAATTTATGTGCCAAACTGATAGGCATAGGCATAAATTCAGGTGTTTCATTACATGCAAACCCAAACATCATACCTTGATCTCCAGCTCCTGTTGCATCGTTTTTGTCTAAATGAGTTTCTCTATACTCTGCCGCTTCGTTTACTCCCATAGCAATATCTGATGATTGTTCATCAATTGCAGTTAATACAGAACAAGTTTTGTAATCAAAGCCATACTCCGCATCTGTATAACCAATATCCTTTATAGTATTCCTAACTATTTTAGGAATATCTATATAGCAATTAGTGCTAATTTCTCCTGCTACTAATACAAGACCAGTTGTTGTTACAGTTTCACATGCAACTCTACCAAATGGATCTTGTTCATAAATAGCATCTAATATTCCATCAGATATTTGATCACAAATTTTATCAGGATGTCCTTCTGTTACAGACTCTGATGTAAATAACCATTTTTTCATTTTATGATCCTTTCTATACTTTACTTTTCTTTTCATTGTGAAAGCATAATGACTAATTTATATAGTTTAAAAAATAAAAACCTCTTCCATAGAAGAGGTTCTATCTACATATATAGCCTCATCTTTCGGAAATCCGCGGGATTTGGCACCTTGAATAAATCAGGCTGCCGGGTTTCATTGGGCCTCGTCCCTCCACCACTCTTGATAAGGATTGTTACAATTCATAATATCATATAGATTTTTTTATGTCAATAGCTGAACTTTAAATATTTTTGGAACTTAAATCCTTTTAAAACGTCTAAATAAAAGCGTATATTACAATCCTTACATTTCTATAATTTACTATATTAATTAAATAAATACATGTTAATTTATACTTTATATGTGGTATAATGGACAAGCATAAATTTAAATACATAAATACAGAAGGGAATGATTAATTTGTTTATAAAAAAAATTGCAGCTATTTCTGCTACTATGATTCTATTATTAACATCATCAGTATTCGGCAGCGACTTATACACTGTTTATGATTTATCTGAGGAAACTAGACTCTCTACGGGTATTACATATGAAAGAATTGAAAAATACACTTCTCAAGGGTGGATGAACATAAATGTTGTTCGCACAAACCTAACAGACCCGTATACAAAAGTAGAACCTGTAACAAATAAAGAAGGTGTATCTAACAGGGGAACATTAAGTTCTATGTTAAAATCATCTGGAGCTGTAGCAGGTGTTAATGGAGACTTTTTTTACATGGGAAATCCAACTTATACATATGGACCAATAATTAAGGACGGGGAAATTATCACATCTCCTCTACCTTACAGTTATGGATACCCATCAGTAACAAGATTATTGGATGGTACAGTGGATATATCACTTTGGAATCCTAATATTACACTTTATGGCTCAGATGATATTCAATATGATATTGTTGTTATGAATAAAACTTCTAATATTGATTGGGGCCCAACTATACTAACTTCTGATTGGAATAAAATGTCTCCTGGTTATAGCGGAGATAAAGATATATTAGAAGTAGTTGTAGTAAACAATACAGTGTCAGAAGTAAGGAGAAATCAACCTTCAACTATAATTCCAGAAGAAGGTTACATCGTTGCAAGTTGTAATCCTGACACAATAGAAAAAATGACAAATTCCTTTAAATCTGGGCAGCCAGTTTCATTGAATATTGAATTAGATTTTAACACTGAAAACATAGACTGGTCTTTTGGTGGGTTAAATCATCTAGTTAAAAATGGTGAAATAAATGATATTAGTGATGAAGTACTCGGTGCTCATCCTCGTACTGCAATAGGTTTTAATAAAGACAATACAGAAATGATTTTAGTAACTGTTGATGGAAGAAATAAGGAATATACAAGTATAAAACAAACAGAACTAGCTCAAATTATGGTTGATTTAGGTGCTTACAATGTTGTCAACATGGACGGAGGAGGATCTACAACTATGGGTATTGATTTCCTTAAAAATTCTAACATCACTATTGTAAATATGCCATCAGATGGATATGAAAGAAAAATCGCTTCAGGTGTTGGAGTTTTCAATACCGCACCAGATAGTAACAATGTTGACAAAATTAATATAACTACTTCAAATAATAAAGTTTTTAACAATACAGAGCTTGAATTAGATTTGGAATTTTTGAATGAATACTATACACCATTGGACATTGATAAAAGCAATGTTAGTTATTCTGTTACTCCTTCAACTGCAGGTGTAATTGAGAACAATAAATTTCTTCCGAAAAACCCAGGTAAAGCTTTAATAACAGCTTCTATAGGAGATACTAAAGGTGAAATAGAAATAGACGTAATAGATACACCCGTTGCTTTAAAATTTAATTCAGACAACCTAGTCTTAAATTATGGAGAAACACATAATTTAAATAACATTCTTGGTATTGACAAAAATGGTAATTCAGCTTATATTCCATCAGAGTATATTAATTATACTTATAGAAATAAGATAGGTAAAGTAGAAGATGGAATTTTCACTGCAGGTGATATTAATAATACTGGAGCTATAACCGCAACATTTGGCAGTGCGATTAAAAATATTCAAGTCAAAGTAGGTTACCGCTATGAAACTTTAAATAGATTTGAAAATTTAAATAACCTTAAATTAAATCTCTATCCTGAAGATTCCAAAGGAAATATATCTATTACAGATAATATTGTAAAAGAAGGAGCCAATGCATTAAAACTAGATTATGATTTCACTGATATGACTGACCAAAGTATTGCATTTGTTGATTTTGGAAAAGACGGAGAAGGCATTAAACTCGATGGTAAACCAAAAGCTATCGGAATGTGGGTTTATGGTGATGGTAAGGATCATTGGCTAAGATGCAGAGTTACTGACTCTTATGGCACACAAACTAAGATTACCTTCGAAGATGAGGTTAATTGGACTGGATGGAAGTGGGTTACAGCAGATATTCCTGATGGCATTGCATATCCTATTACCTTAAATAATATATACCTTGCTGAAATCAATGAAACAAGGAAAGATACAGGAACAATATATATAGATAATTTGAGACTTATGCATGAACCAAGAGATAAAAACCTTGGATTGAAAACAGAAACAGAATTTATCGATCCACTAAAAGTTAGTAATATTTCAAATTATTCAGAAAAATTGACTATAAAAGAAAATGATATAGTATTAACTGATTCTAATGGAAATTCTATAAGCAGTGATAATATATTGTATTTTGATGCCATTGTAACCAGTGGAACATTAAATGCGTCAAACACTGTAATGTGGAATAATATTAAGAGCATGCCAAATTATGAAGACAAGGTCATTATCCTTACAATGAATAATAGCCTTCAACAAATTAGTGATGAAAGAGAAATTAAAATTTTGAAGAACATTCTTGAACAAACATCAATAAATAACGATGTGTTTGTTGTTTGGCAAGGAGAAAATGAATCTACTTATTTAGAAAATAATATTAGATATATAAAGTATGATAGCAATTTTGAAATTGGTTTAACAAAAAATGGTGTTGCTTATACTAATTAAAGTCTTAGTGCCTTTCGAGGCACTTTTTATTGTAATATTATTCAGTTTTTCTTGTAATTTTATTTTTTTCTGATAAAATATCTTTGTAATATATTTTAGGAGGATCGTTATGAGTTTATATAAAGAATGGAATGAAATCTTAGAAGGTATTTCTACTCAAGAAGATTATCAAAAATTTTGGAAAGAATACATGGGAAAAGAAGCAGAATGTTATAGAAAAATACTAGAAGAAAAAAATCCAGTTATTGAAGGTAATATAAAAAATTTAGCTGAAAATAACAACATGACTAGTATGCAATTTGTAGGTTTCTTAGATGGTGCAAATACAAGTTTTAAGGAATCTATAAATTTAGAAGATTTAACAGAAGAATCGGAAATAAAGTTAGAACTTGATTTTGAGAAGTTATTATGGAATATGCACGATGCAAAAGCTGAATGGCTATATGATATGAATGAATGGAATAATATATTTGACGATGACAAAAGAAAACAGATAAAAAAAGACTATAACCGTTCTAAAATAGTCGTTAAAGGTGAAAAAATAGGTAGAAATGATCCATGTCCTTGTGGTTCAGGAAAAAAATATAAAAAATGTTGCGGTAAATAAACAGCAACAAGAAAAGAAGGGGAAATTATGAATAAAACAAGAGGATTAATTTATGCAATTTTAGCTGGTTTTATTTACGGATTTACTCCTATTTTAGGAAAATTATCATATATGGAGGGAAGCAACACATTATCACTAACCTTTTATAGAAGTCTTCTTTCCATTCCTTTTATTTTTGGAATTTTAAAATATAAGAAAATTCCCCTAGCTATAACAAAGCAAGAAATTAAAAAATTAGCTATCTTAAGTTCCCTTGGCCCTTCTTTGACTGCTATCACACTTTATGGTGCCTATAATTATATATCTGTAGGAATGACTACTACAATACATTATATTTATCCTGTTTTAGTTGCTGCCGTTTCTGTGATTATATTTAAAGAGAAAATAAGTAAAGAAAAAATATTAGCCTTAGTTCTATCAACTATTGGAGTTGCTTTATTTTTCGAAGGCAGCTTTAGTATAGTAGGAGTAATATTGGCATTATTGTCAGGGGTAATATATGGCGCTCACCTTCTTTACATTGATAAAAGTGGTTTAAATGCGATGTATCCATTTAAAATTTCTTTATTCCTTAGCGCCTTTGCATCAATATATATGTTTATATTTGGAATGATATCTAAAACCTTAGTATTTAATATGTCTATAAAAGGTTGGATATACACACTCTTAGTTTCAATCTTTGTTTCTGTATTAGCTAATACATTAATCACTATGGCTGTAAAAAATGTTGGTCCTACTGTAACTGCAATTGTTGGAATGTTCGAACCTATTACAAGCATATTATTAGGTATTATTTTATTAAATGAACCCTTTACATTAAAAAACATATTTGCATGCATTCTCATATTAACAGGAGTATTAATAATAACATTAATAAAAGAAGAAAAAGTTAAAATAAAAACAGTTCTTTCAAAATAAGATGCACTGGGGACTGTCCCCAGTGCATCTTTTTAGATGTTTTTAATTTCGTCATAAACTTCTTTTATTGATACCTTGTTTTTAAGTGCTGCTTTTTTTATATCTTCATATTCCCCGCTGAATTTTATGATATCTCCATATACAACCTTTTTTACGTGAATATCACCAAATTTAGTGTTTATAAGTTCGTAACTTCTTTCCATAGTAGTTCTCTCAACTTTAATTTTTCTTATACCAATAGTTGAGGTTTCCGAAAGCACTATTCTTTCTAAAGTATCTAAATCTTCTTCTTGAGCTATAAATGTAAGTTTAACAGCAGGACGACATTTCTTCATGTAAATAGGAGTAAAGAAAACATCTAATGCCCCAGCTTCAAATAATCTTTCCATAACATACCCCAACACCTCTCCAGTTGTATCATCTATATTTGTTTCTGCTAATATTATACTGTTTAAATTAGTTTTTTTTTTCCTAAAACAAGCCTTAATAAATTAGGAATTTCAAAGTCTTTATAACCTGCACCATAACCTATCTTATCAATTTCCATATCTGGTTGTTCACTATATTCTTGTGCTAATGCTGCAACAATTGCAGCTCCCGTAGGTGTTACAAGTTCTCCTTGAATACCCTTAGAATATATTGGAATACTAGCATTCTTAATAATTTCTAAAGTTGCTGGCGCTGGTACTGGCATTAATCCATGCTGACATTTTACAAATCCTGTTCCTACATGAAGCTTTGAAGCAACTACTTTTTCTATATTTAACATATCAATACAAATAGCAGTTCCTATAATATCTACAATTGAATCAATAGCCCCTACTTCATGAAAGTGAACTTGGTCAATAGGTTTTCCATGAACTTTAGATTCAGCTTCTGCTACATAAATAAATATTTTTTTTGAGAGCTTTTTAACTTTATCAGAAAGTTGGCTATCCTCAATAATTTTCTCAATATCATGTAAATTTCTATGTTCATGTGAATGGTGATGGTGATGTTCATGTGAATGATGCTCATCTTCTAATATTACATCAAAATAAGTACCTTCAATACCATTTTTAACTTTTTTACTTACTTCTATGTGATACCCTTCTACATTTAATTTTTTCAACTCATTAATTAGTTCATTTTCATTTATACCTAAATCCAATAAACCACCTATTATCATATTTCCGCTTATACCAGAAAAACAATCCATATATAATATATTCATTTTATTTTTCTCCATTCATTTTATTTATCATACTCGCTAGATATCCCGCACCAAATCCATTATCTATATTTACAACACTAGTCCCTGATGCACAGGAGTTCAGCATTGCTAACAATGCAGCTACTCCATTAAAACTAGCTCCATAACCAACGCTTGTAGGAACTGCTATAACTGGTACGTCAACAAGACCTCCAACAACACTGGCTATTGCTCCTTCCATTCCAGCTGCAGCAATTATTACATTGGCAGAATAAATAACATCCAATTTAGAAAGTAATCTATGGATACCTGCTACACCAACATCGTAAAGCCTTTCAACTTTATTCCCTAAAACTTCTGCAGTTATAGCTGCTTCTTCTGCAACAGGAATATCTGCGGTGCCTCCAGTAACCACTAATATAGAATTTTCAGTTTTTATTATTTCTTTTCTTCTTATTATTATGATTCTCGCTAAATCATAATATATTGCATTATCTGTAATTTTACAAACACTTTCATAAACTTCCTTGCTGGCTCTTGTTGCTAAAATATTATTTTCACCCATAGCTAACATCTTAGTAATAATTCCGTTAATATGGTCTAGTGACTTGCCTTGACAAAATATTACCTCTGGATATCCATTACGTAAAGCTCTATGGTTATCAATTTTAGCGTAGTTGCCTATTTCAGTAAAAGGTAATTCTTTAAGTTTTTCTACAGCTGTATCAATTGTTACTTCCTCATTCTTTACTTTATTCAATAATTCTTTTAAATCATTTTTATTCATTATTTTATATCCCACTCATCCTTAGTATTTTGACTTACTTCTTCATTCATACTTCCAATTCTGTAACCTTGTAAATCCAAAGTGACAAAATTAAATCCTTCTTTCTTAAAGAATTCAACTACAGTTTCCCTATCCTTTTCTATAAATTTAGCAAAGTCCTCTTTTTTCAATTCTATTCTTGCTAAATTTCCATGGTATCTCACTCTAAAACCAGTATATCCTAAATCAAGGAGATAATTTTCACAATTTTCTACCATTTTTAAATTTTCCTTAGTAATTCGTGTACCATAGGGAATTCTAGATGCAAGGCAAGCCATAGAAGGCTTATTCCAAGTTGGGACATTTAGTTTTTTAGAAAGAACACGTATCTCTTCCTTGCTTAGTCCTGCTTCTTTTAAAGGACTCCTTACACCAAGTTCTTTAAGTGCTTTCATGCCAGGCCTAAAATCTGAAGTATCATCAGCATTAGTTCCATCGACAACAAATTTATATCCATTTTTGTTTGCTGTATCTATAATTAATGTAAAAACAGCTTTCTTACAATGATAACATCTGTCTGGTTCATTTGCTACTAAACCTTTTATTCCCCATTCATCACCAATAATTGGAATAAACTTAGCCTTTAATATTTTAGCCAATTCTTCAGTTTCATAAGTATCTCTTTTAGGATACATTGATGCACTTACATTTATTCCAACTGCATTCTCATTTAATACTTCATTTGCAACAGCTAACAAAAATGTGCTATCAACCCCTCCTGAAAATGCTACTGCAACACTACCCATCTCTTTAAGTATACTTCTTAATTTATTATATTTTTGTTCCATTATTATACTCCTCAAATTATATATTATTGATTTCTTCTAAGTTTACTACTCTTGTACATACTCTGCTTGCCAATGCTTTATTATGTGTTATTATAACCATTCCAATATTTCTTTCTTCACATATTTTTATTAAAGAATTCCAAATTTGTGCTTGAGTTATTCCATCAAGCATTGCAGTTATTTCATCAGCAATTATAAATTTGGTATCCTTTGTTATAGATCTTGCTATTGAAAACCTTTGAAGTTCTCCTCCAGACAACTCATTAGGATACCTGTCTAGCCATATATCCTTGATACCTAAAATTTCTATAAGATTATAATTTATCTTACCATTTTCTGTTAAAGCTTTTTTCATTCTCCACCTAGGATTAATAGTTTCCTCTGGATGTTGATATATTAACTGAACAGGATAATATTCTTTATTTAAAATTTCTTTGTTATCTATAACAACATTACCCCATGATGGCATAACATGACCTGCCAATATTTTTGCAAATGTACTTTTTCCATAACCACTTTTTGCTACTAATCCAACTCTTTCATTTGAAGATACGTTAAAATCCACATTTTTCAAAATATATGAACTATTGTTATATTTAAACCCAATATTTTTAGCTTCTAAAATCATAATTACATTTCACCATTTCATCATTAAATTTCTTCATTTCTACATTTTTATCACAAATTGCTTCTTTATAATTACATCTATCCCGGAAAACACATCCTATATCACCTATTTTAGGTATAGGCTGGTAACCTTCTATTGGCTTAAATTCATTTGTAGGTAAAGAATTATATAATGCTTTCGTATATGGATGCCTTAAGTAACTTACACCTTTATTAAAATATTTAGCTTTAGTCAACTCAAGTATATGTCCTGCATAAAATATAGCGATCTTATCTGAATAATTAATAGCTAACTCTATATCATGGGTTATTAATACAACTGCTTTATTTTCGTCTGCAAAATTTCTAAAATAGTTCATTGTCTTTTTAGCAGATTCAACATCAAGTCCTGGAGTAGGTTCATCGGCTATTATGAGACTCGGCTCTTTTATAACAGAAGTAGAAATTAAAACCCTCCTTGCCATGCCACCAGATAGTTGAAATGGGTATAACTTTTCAGAATTTTCACATAAATCATATTGTTCAAATATTTTACGTTGTTTTTTCTTAATTTCCTTATCATTTATGCAGTTTCTAACCTGTTTACCAACTTTTATTAATGGATCAAGGCATGAAATGCTCTGTGGAATATATGTTATTTCATTCCCTCTTAAAGATTTCAATAATTTTGAATCAATTAATTTACCATCATAATATATATCACCATCTACTACTGCGTTACTAGGAAGTAATCCTAATATTGCTTCTGCTAATATACTCTTTCCACTTCCGCTAGCTCCTACTATAGTTAATATTTCCCCTGGATATGCCATTATAGATAAATCATTTATAACTAAATTATCATTATTTTTTATTTTATTATCATTCATTCTAAATTGAACTGATAGATTATTTATTTCTAATAAAGGTTTCATATTTTTCTTCCAATCTATTTAAAACTTTACTCACTCTCTTGCAAAATTAGGATTAAGAAGTAAAGATAAATTTTCTCCTAATTTGTTTATAAGTAATACTAAAACTACTAATGAAAGGCCAGGAAAAAAAGCTAAATGCCACATCCCCGTAACTAAATATTTCATACTTTCAGATAATATAATACCTATTGCTGCTGACTCTGGAGATAATCCAAACCCTAAAAATGTTACAGATGCCTCATGAAGTATAGCATGTGGAAACATTAATATAAGCCCTACAATAAACTGAGGAAAAACTATAGGAATCATGTGATTTTTAAAAATATACCAACCATTTTTACCAAACCTTCTAGATACCATTACATATTTATTGCTTCTAACCTGTAATACTTCACTACGAACTATTCGTGCAAGTGATGTCCAATGAGTTACCGCAACACCAATCAATACACCTTTTGCACCTCTACCGCTTAATACAGAAATTAATATTATCAAAATAATATGAGGTATTCCCATAACTAAGTCAATTGCTAATTTCGCTATAAAGTCAACCCATTTTGGCATAGTCCCTGCCAATCCACCTATTATCAATGCAATTATACAACTAATTAATGATGCAATGGACCCTATAACTAAACTATTTCTTAAACCTTTTATAGTCCTTAAAAACATATCTCTTCCTAACCAATCAGTACCAAAGGGATGTTCTAAAGAAGGTAATTGATTTTTAATTTCAAACTGAGGTGACAACATTTCATCTGTAATTAAAGTTCCAAAAACCATTATTAATATTATAATAACTAATATTGCAATAAGTATAACTTTACTTTTATCTCTCCTGCCCAATTAAACTTTCTCCTCTCTAATCATAGGGTTCATAGCCATATGAAGAATGTCTGCAATAAAGTTTCCCATAAATACAAATATAGCCGTTATAATCGTAGTACCTAATAATAAAGGTATATCGCCCCCTAATCCTGCCTGTACAACTGTAGAGCCAAGTCCAGGATAAGAAAAAACACTTTCTGCCAATACACTGCCACCAAATATTTCACTAAATGATCCAAACTGTATAGTAACTGCAGGCAAAACAGTATTTTTAAAAATATGATTCTTAAGGATAGATTTCTCACTTTCTCCCTTAGCTATAGCAAATAAAACATAATCACTTTGTAAAACTTCTATAGTTTTGCTTCTTGTATGCATAGCAACATTAGGAACAAAAACCAAAGTTAAAGTAATTATAGGTAGAATTGCATGATGTATTTTTTCAAGAATATTAATATTATCAGTGGTTATCCCAATTGGAACACTAAATCCAATAGGAAAAATTTTAAGTTTCACTGAAAATATTATGAGCATAAGTATCCCAACCCAAAATGTTGGTGTAGCTGTAAAAGTTATACAAATTGATTTAATTATTTTATCTAAAAGTGAATCTCTGTATTTACCCATTATTAAACCTAAAATATATCCCACCATACCTGAAAGTATAAAGGCAGATACCATTAAAAATAATGAATTAATTGCCCTTTCACTAATAACAGAAATAACACTTTTTCTAAAAATAAGTGATTCACCTAAATCACCTTTAAGTAAATTAGATGACCAATTTATAAATCTATCGATTTTTGATTCGTCTAAACCCCAATACTTTTCAATTTCTCCTCTTTGCTCTATACTAACTGTATTGCCTTCCCCAATATATTGTCTTATAGGGTCAATTGGGGAATTTACTACCAAAGTAAAGGTTACAATACAAACTAAAATAATCAAAATAATCATTCTGGAGAAATTAAACATTATATATTTAAAAATATTCATCTGATTTTCCTATCTTTATCTTTTACTTAATCCATTTCCAATCTCTTAAGTTTGCAGCAAGAGGCCATGCATGTCCATGAGGATGTATTTTTTGCTGTCCAACATCTAATCCCTCTTTTACATAATATAGATGGTCTATATTTACTAACCAAACCCATGGACTATCTCCAAGGGTTGATGTTCCTGTTTTTCCATCCCACTGCGCCTTTTTCCACAATTCATTAGCAATTTGTGAATCAGTTGCTTCTAATGCCTGTTCCATATATTTATCAACAATTTCATTAGAATAATTCTCTGGATTATAATAATCTACGCCTTTATTACTGCTGTGATAAAGCATATATGTTTCCATTGGAGTTTGATCACCCCAACCCATTAATACTGGATCTCTAAACATACGCTTATCTATTTCATCCCAACTTAAACCTTCAACTTTTATAGATATTCCTAAATCTTTAGCTTGATTCGAAGCAGACAATGCGAGACCTTGTCTAACAGAATCTCCAGCTGCATAAATCAAAGAAAATTCAGCCTTTAATCCATCTTTTTCTCTTATACCGTCATTATCGCTATCAATCCAACCAGTTTCTTCTAATATACTTTTAGCATTCTCTATATCATATTCAATTATACAATCCTCATTAAACCAAGGCATATTGTCAGCCTCTGTATAAGCAGGAACACCATATCCACTTAATACATCCTCAATCATTTTATTTCTATCGAGCCCATAAGATAATGCTCTTCTTATTGCTATATCAGATGTAACATCATTCCCTATAGGATAACCTTCTGAAGTAGTTTTTCCCTCATTAGAAACCACAGGAAGTGTTATACCTCTATTATCAATAGTATCTGCACTATATAAATTCATTCCTTCAATTTCAACACTTGACATGCTTGGAACTGTCATTGCTACATCTAAAGTACCTGTCTGTGCTGCTATTAAAGCTGCATCTTCTTCCATAAATAAAATAACTACCTTTTTCATTTCAGGGATATTTCCATAATACTCTTCATTAGCCTCAAGTATTAATTGCTGGCCTTTGTCCCATTGAACAAATTTAAAAGGTCCACTACCAATTGGTTTTTCACCGTATTCATTATCGTATACATGTTCTGGAACAATTCCAGTTTTAGATATACTATAAATAAAAGCTGACTCTGGTCTTGATAATTTCATTTGTACAGTAAATTCATCCACCGCCTTTATTGATTCCAACACAGTTAAATCAACAATAGAATTACTTTCTTTTGCCTTTTCATATGTAAACACTACATCATCGGCAGTTACTAATTCTCCATCTGTAAAATAAGCATTTTCTCTTAAATTAAATGTCCAAGTTAAAGAGTCATCACTTATAGTATAATCAGTTGCCAAATCCCCTACGATTTCCATATTCG
This region includes:
- a CDS encoding 3-keto-5-aminohexanoate cleavage protein; translation: MSKLIITVATTGSIYTKADTPHIPITAEEIANDVKECYNAGASVVHIHARDKDGRKTHDFMRYVEIVEKIKEVCPKIIIQLSTGGRAGLDYESRTQGLKLNPESAALTTGSVNFEEMVYQNSPKFIEKISKEMMKRNIKPEIEVYDISMIYKAIELKDKGLIRDPLYFNFILGFKNCQPATYNQLTSLLNAIPKNSIWDITGIGENQMFTVFSGISLGGHVRIGLEDNIYYKPDKLGKNVDFVERTAKLAKIYGRDIASPDEARRILKIRR
- the metK gene encoding methionine adenosyltransferase, coding for MKKWLFTSESVTEGHPDKICDQISDGILDAIYEQDPFGRVACETVTTTGLVLVAGEISTNCYIDIPKIVRNTIKDIGYTDAEYGFDYKTCSVLTAIDEQSSDIAMGVNEAAEYRETHLDKNDATGAGDQGMMFGFACNETPEFMPMPISLAHKLSLKLSKVRKNGILGYLRPDGKTQVTIEYHDNKPVRVDAIVISTQHDPEIEISTIEKDLKEHVIKTTVPAELIDENTKYFINPTGRFVIGGPQGDSGLTGRKIIVDTYGGYSRHGGGAFSGKDPTKVDRSAAYASRYIAKNIVAAGLADKCEVELAYAIGVAKPVSIMVDTFGTNKIDEEKIEKAIKDNFDLRPAAIIEKLNLRRPIYKQLAAYGHFGRDDLDLPWEKLDKVDILKKYL
- a CDS encoding phosphodiester glycosidase family protein; the protein is MINLFIKKIAAISATMILLLTSSVFGSDLYTVYDLSEETRLSTGITYERIEKYTSQGWMNINVVRTNLTDPYTKVEPVTNKEGVSNRGTLSSMLKSSGAVAGVNGDFFYMGNPTYTYGPIIKDGEIITSPLPYSYGYPSVTRLLDGTVDISLWNPNITLYGSDDIQYDIVVMNKTSNIDWGPTILTSDWNKMSPGYSGDKDILEVVVVNNTVSEVRRNQPSTIIPEEGYIVASCNPDTIEKMTNSFKSGQPVSLNIELDFNTENIDWSFGGLNHLVKNGEINDISDEVLGAHPRTAIGFNKDNTEMILVTVDGRNKEYTSIKQTELAQIMVDLGAYNVVNMDGGGSTTMGIDFLKNSNITIVNMPSDGYERKIASGVGVFNTAPDSNNVDKINITTSNNKVFNNTELELDLEFLNEYYTPLDIDKSNVSYSVTPSTAGVIENNKFLPKNPGKALITASIGDTKGEIEIDVIDTPVALKFNSDNLVLNYGETHNLNNILGIDKNGNSAYIPSEYINYTYRNKIGKVEDGIFTAGDINNTGAITATFGSAIKNIQVKVGYRYETLNRFENLNNLKLNLYPEDSKGNISITDNIVKEGANALKLDYDFTDMTDQSIAFVDFGKDGEGIKLDGKPKAIGMWVYGDGKDHWLRCRVTDSYGTQTKITFEDEVNWTGWKWVTADIPDGIAYPITLNNIYLAEINETRKDTGTIYIDNLRLMHEPRDKNLGLKTETEFIDPLKVSNISNYSEKLTIKENDIVLTDSNGNSISSDNILYFDAIVTSGTLNASNTVMWNNIKSMPNYEDKVIILTMNNSLQQISDEREIKILKNILEQTSINNDVFVVWQGENESTYLENNIRYIKYDSNFEIGLTKNGVAYTN
- a CDS encoding SEC-C metal-binding domain-containing protein, with protein sequence MSLYKEWNEILEGISTQEDYQKFWKEYMGKEAECYRKILEEKNPVIEGNIKNLAENNNMTSMQFVGFLDGANTSFKESINLEDLTEESEIKLELDFEKLLWNMHDAKAEWLYDMNEWNNIFDDDKRKQIKKDYNRSKIVVKGEKIGRNDPCPCGSGKKYKKCCGK
- a CDS encoding DMT family transporter, with protein sequence MNKTRGLIYAILAGFIYGFTPILGKLSYMEGSNTLSLTFYRSLLSIPFIFGILKYKKIPLAITKQEIKKLAILSSLGPSLTAITLYGAYNYISVGMTTTIHYIYPVLVAAVSVIIFKEKISKEKILALVLSTIGVALFFEGSFSIVGVILALLSGVIYGAHLLYIDKSGLNAMYPFKISLFLSAFASIYMFIFGMISKTLVFNMSIKGWIYTLLVSIFVSVLANTLITMAVKNVGPTVTAIVGMFEPITSILLGIILLNEPFTLKNIFACILILTGVLIITLIKEEKVKIKTVLSK